One Denticeps clupeoides chromosome 3, fDenClu1.1, whole genome shotgun sequence DNA window includes the following coding sequences:
- the LOC114786697 gene encoding atypical chemokine receptor 2-like: MDVFEEYTLDGDSNYSDYYDNQESLENFGLCHKKHLRKFGKIFLPVFYFVVCILSVVTNVGMIVIFLKNSHLRRPLAELHIISDCSFSNTLDLAVQLTESFAFTHAFLHPFLYGLMNRGIWKCLKIRHRKDRSEFKTGTSSHAPCLENDVELTAVN; this comes from the exons ATGGATGTTTTTGAAGAGTACACGTTGGATGGTGACAGCAACTACAGTGATTACTACGACAATCAAGAATCTCTAGAGAACTTTGGACTTTGTCATAAGAAACATCTGAGAAAATTTGGAAAGATTTTCCTGCCGGTGTTTTACTTTGTGGTGTGCATACTGAGTGTCGTCACCAATGTGGGAATGATAGTTATTTTCCTGAAGAATTCCCATTTGAGAAGACCTCTGGCG GAACTTCATATCATATCAGACTGCAGCTTTAGCAACACACTGGATCTTGCTGTCCAGCTGACAGAGTCTTTTGCCTTCACCCACGCCTTTTTACATCCATTTTTGTATGGGCTTATGAACCGAGGCATCTGGAAATGTTTAAAGATAAGACACAGGAAGGATCGTTCGGAATTCAAAACAGGAACATCTTCTCATGCCCCCTGTCTGGAAAATGACGTTGAACTCACAGCAGTTAATTAA